A portion of the Paenibacillus sp. PvR098 genome contains these proteins:
- the rlmN gene encoding 23S rRNA (adenine(2503)-C(2))-methyltransferase RlmN produces the protein MNKESIYGLTLDQLTAWLMEQGHKKSRAAQVWDWLYRKRVTDFSEMIDVNKECIQLLEDHFVIQTLTEHIKQESEDGTIKFLFKLSDGNLIETVLMRHKFGLSVCVTTQVGCNIGCSFCASGLLAKSRDLSGGEIVEQIMKVQLHLDQAKQDERVSHVVVMGIGEPFDNFNNLVNFLTVIKDHKGLAIGPRHITVSTSGLADKIVEFTDAHLQVNLAISLHAPNNELRTRIMKINRAIPIEQLMQSIDYYLEKTNRRITLEYILLKDVNDRTEHALELADLIADRRQLVNVNLIPYNPVDEHSQYQRSEQESVRAFYDTLKKQGVSCSVRLEHGTDIDAACGQLRSKQIQVG, from the coding sequence ATGAATAAGGAATCCATATATGGATTGACATTGGATCAACTGACAGCATGGCTTATGGAGCAAGGCCACAAAAAGTCTCGCGCGGCACAAGTCTGGGATTGGCTTTACAGGAAACGGGTAACGGACTTCTCAGAAATGATAGATGTCAATAAAGAGTGTATTCAACTATTAGAGGATCATTTTGTCATCCAAACCTTAACAGAACACATTAAGCAGGAATCTGAGGATGGAACGATCAAGTTCTTGTTCAAGTTAAGTGATGGCAATCTGATTGAAACGGTATTAATGCGACATAAATTCGGTTTATCGGTCTGTGTGACCACCCAAGTAGGCTGTAACATCGGATGCAGTTTTTGTGCAAGCGGGTTATTAGCCAAAAGTCGTGATTTATCCGGCGGCGAAATTGTGGAACAGATTATGAAGGTACAGCTTCATCTGGATCAAGCGAAGCAGGACGAAAGAGTGAGTCACGTTGTGGTGATGGGGATCGGCGAGCCATTTGATAATTTTAATAATCTGGTGAATTTCCTGACCGTGATTAAAGATCATAAAGGATTGGCTATTGGCCCGAGACATATCACCGTATCGACCAGCGGCCTTGCCGATAAAATTGTTGAATTTACCGATGCCCATTTGCAGGTGAATTTGGCGATCTCACTGCATGCGCCAAATAACGAGCTGCGAACGCGGATCATGAAAATTAATCGTGCCATTCCCATAGAACAATTAATGCAGTCGATTGATTACTATTTGGAAAAAACGAACCGCAGGATTACGCTGGAATATATTCTGCTTAAGGATGTAAACGACCGCACGGAGCATGCGCTGGAGCTGGCTGACCTGATTGCCGATAGACGACAGCTCGTGAATGTAAACTTAATTCCATACAATCCGGTGGACGAACACAGTCAATATCAGAGAAGTGAACAAGAATCGGTAAGGGCGTTTTATGACACGTTGAAAAAGCAAGGCGTTAGCTGCAGTGTCCGACTTGAACACGGGACCGATATTGATGCCGCTTGTGGACAGTTAAGAAGCAAACAAATCCAAGTAGGGTAA
- a CDS encoding extracellular solute-binding protein, translated as MLSKAWGRRKGAFFTAVLGCLIAASTACGGQTAAPKTNPNDPQNTNATLLGSTSTDSGWEQIVNEAKKEGKVVLSGSPSPLWKKSLVDAFEAEYPGIKVEYTGANSRDFWPRVKKEQELGQYLWDLRAGGVSGDAYESKRAGLFDPIRPLIQPENTKDSVWFGGFNGAFVDKEGQYFLSYLAFAEPTTFVNRDFISEAELSSSSQLLDPKFKGKISIQDLRGGAGQSSAAALMNMYGEDFIVNLLTNQGLAITSDNRQQAEWLVRGNYPITIGFNAPELAPFAAQGLGKNIVTLKDDMPPQGTGFGALQLLKNAPHPNAAKVYVNWLLTHQAQQQLVNAVKLNSRRLEVQPGDPTTVLDMQNKDKYFVHSREEYVDLKLRIIELANKLLKK; from the coding sequence ATGTTGAGTAAAGCTTGGGGCAGAAGAAAAGGTGCTTTTTTTACTGCTGTATTAGGTTGTCTAATTGCAGCCTCTACAGCTTGCGGCGGACAGACGGCTGCTCCCAAAACAAACCCGAATGATCCCCAAAACACGAATGCCACCCTTTTAGGATCTACCAGTACGGACTCCGGTTGGGAGCAAATAGTAAATGAAGCGAAGAAGGAAGGAAAAGTGGTATTGTCCGGTTCACCGAGCCCGCTCTGGAAAAAATCGTTAGTGGATGCCTTTGAAGCGGAGTATCCGGGTATCAAAGTGGAATATACGGGAGCGAACAGCAGGGACTTCTGGCCTCGTGTCAAAAAAGAACAGGAGCTCGGACAATATTTGTGGGATCTGCGTGCGGGTGGAGTTAGCGGAGATGCTTACGAATCAAAAAGGGCAGGGCTCTTTGATCCTATCCGACCATTGATCCAACCGGAAAATACCAAGGATAGTGTTTGGTTTGGCGGGTTTAACGGAGCTTTTGTTGACAAAGAAGGCCAATATTTTTTAAGTTACCTTGCTTTTGCAGAACCAACCACTTTTGTAAATCGGGATTTTATATCGGAGGCTGAGTTGTCTTCATCAAGTCAGCTGTTAGATCCAAAATTTAAAGGAAAAATATCGATACAAGATTTGCGAGGCGGAGCGGGTCAAAGTTCAGCGGCGGCCCTTATGAATATGTATGGAGAAGATTTTATAGTAAATCTGTTAACCAACCAGGGCTTGGCCATAACCTCGGATAACCGCCAACAAGCTGAATGGCTCGTTAGAGGGAACTATCCTATCACCATTGGATTCAATGCTCCGGAATTGGCGCCGTTTGCTGCGCAAGGACTAGGGAAAAACATTGTTACGTTAAAAGATGACATGCCTCCGCAAGGTACAGGGTTTGGCGCATTGCAGCTTTTGAAAAATGCCCCTCACCCCAACGCTGCCAAAGTATATGTAAATTGGCTTCTGACTCATCAAGCGCAGCAGCAGCTGGTGAATGCCGTAAAATTAAATAGTCGTCGTCTGGAGGTCCAACCTGGTGATCCAACTACGGTTTTGGATATGCAAAATAAGGATAAATATTTTGTGCACTCTAGAGAAGAATATGTTGATTTAAAGCTGCGAATTATAGAATTGGCCAATAAGCTGCTGAAAAAGTAA
- a CDS encoding UbiD family decarboxylase has product MAKDLHQFLEEYKEKEPTQVIEIDREISSEQEVTAIVLELEKQQKYPILIFNNIVHPNGHKAKFPLVMNLLGSRQRCADAMGVSYDNAGTEYFRRTRLNRIDPVTISKSEAPVKEVIYKGDEVNLFDIPAIKHFNSDPGSYISAGELTTADPDTGIDNTSLQRGWIVGPREIRCYLAKHTHNMLNFRKYEKMGKNMPVAYWVGHHPSAYLGGQARLGYPESHYAAMGGLMGEPLRVVPSETFGEELLVPADAEIVIEGYLEAGERYPEGPFGEYTGYTGPQIPNPKFIVTAVTQRKNPYWMNFIVGTAGGQQWGNYVLEGLIYEIVKNSVPTLQKVHLPLSAQGRFHVYLQFKDPRPGDAREAIMQTLTIDPRIKHVFTFDDDIDIHDEAECLFALATRTQWDRDVMVFPNTRSVGLDPSADEDSVTTKGGIDCTMPAGRAYSNRNAIDKEVAERIKAVEYIDPNILNQVKSEKL; this is encoded by the coding sequence TTGGCTAAGGATTTACATCAGTTTTTAGAAGAATACAAGGAAAAAGAACCTACGCAAGTTATTGAAATCGATCGGGAAATAAGTTCGGAGCAAGAGGTAACCGCTATTGTTTTGGAGCTTGAAAAACAGCAAAAATATCCCATCTTGATATTCAACAATATCGTTCACCCCAATGGTCACAAAGCAAAGTTTCCATTAGTGATGAATTTGCTTGGGTCACGTCAGCGGTGCGCGGATGCCATGGGCGTTTCTTACGATAATGCGGGTACTGAATACTTCCGGCGGACACGCTTGAACAGGATCGACCCGGTTACGATTTCTAAATCTGAAGCCCCCGTTAAAGAAGTAATATATAAAGGAGATGAAGTGAATCTTTTTGACATCCCGGCGATTAAACATTTTAACTCTGACCCCGGCTCTTATATTTCAGCAGGTGAGCTGACCACAGCTGATCCGGATACAGGGATTGATAATACAAGCCTGCAAAGAGGCTGGATTGTCGGGCCCAGGGAGATCCGATGCTATTTAGCTAAACATACGCATAACATGCTGAATTTCAGAAAGTATGAAAAGATGGGTAAAAACATGCCGGTGGCCTATTGGGTGGGGCATCATCCAAGCGCTTATTTGGGAGGCCAAGCGAGATTAGGCTATCCGGAAAGCCATTACGCAGCCATGGGAGGACTAATGGGTGAGCCGCTCAGAGTCGTTCCGTCTGAAACCTTTGGGGAGGAACTGCTTGTACCCGCCGATGCGGAAATTGTAATCGAGGGATACCTTGAAGCGGGAGAACGATATCCGGAAGGTCCGTTCGGGGAATACACCGGATATACGGGACCGCAGATTCCAAATCCCAAATTCATCGTTACTGCGGTCACTCAACGAAAGAATCCGTATTGGATGAATTTTATCGTGGGTACGGCGGGAGGACAGCAATGGGGCAATTATGTTCTGGAAGGGTTAATTTATGAAATTGTAAAAAATAGCGTGCCCACCCTTCAAAAAGTACATTTACCTTTATCGGCTCAGGGGCGTTTTCATGTTTATCTACAGTTCAAAGATCCGAGGCCGGGAGATGCACGTGAAGCGATCATGCAGACGTTAACGATCGATCCGAGAATTAAACATGTATTTACTTTTGATGATGATATCGATATTCATGACGAAGCGGAATGTCTTTTTGCTTTAGCGACAAGGACCCAATGGGATCGGGATGTCATGGTGTTCCCTAACACAAGAAGTGTCGGTCTTGATCCGTCGGCGGATGAGGATTCGGTCACTACCAAAGGCGGAATCGATTGTACGATGCCGGCCGGAAGAGCCTATTCCAACCGGAATGCGATTGATAAAGAAGTGGCGGAGAGGATTAAAGCCGTGGAATACATTGATCCAAACATTTTAAATCAGGTGAAGTCAGAAAAACTGTAA
- a CDS encoding LysR family transcriptional regulator, giving the protein MFESTIHRLRIFQSVIQSGSFSSAAKKLGITQPSISAHIQALEQELGKQLFTRDPGRKATLTEAGEILYSYTLEITSKTNQVELSLKKLQEKQKQFSIIAQPHIANILLPSYLASFNKTHPNIDILIYSQNLDVVIHHVVEGKSDFGLVTVLQPIDGLYSELLRYENLAFVVGPTHELANRTSIDPMELGNYSYVGGLKTSVYYKMMRGFLNKLGINPYNVVIQLEDYKTIIEVVKRGTGIAILSSFTVQHEINEGHLVRLPLRCEPLQTELRLIFNQDLKMSEEARLFMAFLRDELHLKHMESGHV; this is encoded by the coding sequence TTGTTTGAATCGACAATACACCGTCTGCGTATTTTTCAATCCGTGATCCAATCCGGAAGCTTCAGTTCTGCCGCCAAAAAATTAGGCATCACCCAGCCTTCCATTAGTGCTCATATTCAAGCTTTGGAGCAGGAATTGGGCAAACAGCTTTTTACCCGTGACCCTGGGAGAAAGGCAACACTAACCGAAGCAGGAGAAATTCTATACTCCTATACGCTGGAAATCACCTCCAAAACCAATCAAGTCGAACTTAGTTTAAAAAAATTACAGGAGAAGCAAAAACAGTTCTCCATCATTGCACAGCCCCACATTGCGAATATATTGCTGCCTTCCTATCTGGCTTCATTTAACAAAACCCACCCCAACATTGATATTCTTATTTACAGTCAAAATTTGGACGTCGTGATCCATCATGTCGTTGAGGGCAAATCTGATTTTGGATTGGTAACGGTCCTTCAACCTATTGATGGACTCTATTCTGAGCTCCTTAGATATGAAAATCTTGCATTTGTCGTTGGACCAACCCATGAACTGGCAAACAGAACAAGCATCGACCCGATGGAATTGGGGAATTACTCGTATGTTGGCGGATTAAAAACATCCGTTTATTACAAAATGATGCGTGGTTTTCTTAATAAATTAGGAATAAACCCGTATAATGTGGTTATACAGCTGGAAGATTACAAAACTATTATTGAAGTTGTAAAACGAGGAACGGGAATCGCTATTTTGTCGTCATTTACCGTTCAACATGAAATCAATGAAGGACATTTAGTGAGATTACCGCTTCGATGCGAACCACTACAAACGGAGTTAAGACTGATTTTTAACCAAGATCTAAAAATGTCGGAGGAAGCCAGATTATTCATGGCGTTTCTGCGAGATGAACTGCATCTTAAACATATGGAGAGTGGGCACGTGTGA
- a CDS encoding HAD-IA family hydrolase has product MNTLPDIIDTVLFDLDGTLIDSFEAFFQICKASCEAVDHPLPERTTLFAVMNEGASFFDLCFPADLPRRQSVIDAFIQESQRIRLDYLIRYSQLMPDAAELIQHLHRSKYKLGIITSSRREALAPLDRSQLTEYFDVIVTKDDVAELKPHPEGIQFALRHLKSDPSKTLMVGDTPMDMLAGKASQTQTAGVLSSTENEAVLKNTFPDMLFSSLSDLGVWLNMDASRSAKPARSVLLQAEYSEGLGKASGFLTMDWVRQRIEEITGFTPYPGTFNLDLSPSSVHRLQRFRETHDRSGHVFHSQPGFCDALLFPCRLQSPLAETRAFVLFPMVPHYPLHKLEVVAPIQLARHLGAKGNSHIQMEMYL; this is encoded by the coding sequence GTGAATACCCTTCCTGATATCATTGATACCGTTTTATTTGATCTGGACGGAACATTGATTGACTCGTTTGAAGCCTTTTTTCAAATTTGCAAGGCGTCCTGCGAAGCGGTCGACCATCCTCTACCCGAACGCACGACGCTTTTTGCCGTCATGAATGAAGGGGCTTCCTTTTTCGATCTATGCTTTCCTGCCGATCTGCCTCGAAGACAATCCGTGATTGACGCTTTTATCCAAGAGAGTCAGCGTATTCGCCTCGATTATTTGATTCGCTATTCACAACTGATGCCGGACGCTGCAGAACTGATTCAACACCTTCACAGGTCTAAGTACAAGCTCGGGATCATTACCTCCTCCCGTAGAGAGGCCCTTGCACCGCTTGACCGCTCACAGTTAACCGAGTATTTTGACGTGATTGTCACCAAAGACGATGTAGCCGAACTAAAGCCGCACCCGGAAGGGATTCAATTCGCTCTGCGGCATTTGAAAAGCGACCCGAGTAAAACCTTAATGGTAGGGGACACACCGATGGATATGTTGGCGGGTAAAGCCTCGCAAACACAGACGGCCGGAGTGCTATCAAGTACGGAGAATGAAGCAGTGCTTAAAAACACTTTTCCAGATATGCTGTTTTCCTCGTTATCGGATTTGGGCGTATGGCTGAACATGGATGCCTCTAGAAGTGCGAAACCGGCCCGGTCGGTTCTTCTGCAAGCGGAATATAGCGAAGGGCTTGGAAAAGCTTCCGGCTTTCTTACGATGGATTGGGTGCGTCAACGCATAGAAGAAATCACCGGCTTTACACCTTATCCCGGAACCTTTAACCTGGACCTGTCTCCGTCATCGGTTCATCGACTTCAACGGTTTCGGGAAACACACGACCGTTCAGGTCATGTATTTCATTCTCAGCCGGGCTTTTGCGACGCCCTATTATTCCCTTGCAGGCTGCAATCCCCTTTGGCCGAAACGCGTGCTTTTGTGCTTTTTCCCATGGTTCCGCATTATCCCTTGCACAAACTGGAGGTTGTCGCCCCTATTCAGCTAGCCAGGCATCTCGGAGCAAAAGGCAACTCTCATATCCAAATGGAAATGTATCTGTAA
- a CDS encoding VTT domain-containing protein, producing MFREVIDFLKEFGVWGLFIHSFLDAIIFPIPAFFLQVPLSAVHPSSALWFATVGFIASLLGTPLGYLIGKYIGSSMLDKLLKKDLMDKATNMLQKNGEMAILIGAFTPIPFKVFTIMAGCLNFSIWKLLAYAALGRAAKFYAVGILFYLYGRTAVHMLDHLNYVFLGIGLLLAIVFVVIKRRKLKKIKQTE from the coding sequence ATGTTTCGAGAAGTCATCGATTTTTTAAAGGAATTTGGTGTTTGGGGACTATTCATTCATTCCTTTTTGGATGCCATCATCTTTCCGATCCCAGCATTTTTCCTGCAAGTTCCTTTAAGTGCAGTCCACCCGTCTTCGGCTCTATGGTTCGCAACGGTTGGATTTATTGCAAGTTTGTTAGGAACCCCCCTTGGCTATCTGATAGGGAAATATATAGGCAGCTCCATGTTGGATAAGCTGCTCAAGAAAGACCTAATGGATAAAGCGACGAATATGCTGCAAAAAAATGGCGAGATGGCTATTTTAATCGGAGCTTTTACACCTATTCCTTTCAAAGTGTTTACCATCATGGCTGGGTGCTTAAACTTTTCAATATGGAAATTGTTAGCTTATGCTGCTTTGGGACGGGCGGCCAAGTTCTATGCAGTGGGCATTCTTTTTTATCTTTACGGAAGAACAGCTGTGCATATGCTGGATCATCTTAATTATGTATTTCTTGGGATAGGTTTATTGTTAGCCATTGTATTTGTAGTTATAAAAAGACGTAAGCTGAAAAAAATAAAACAAACAGAATAA